In Calditerricola satsumensis, the DNA window ATCCACCAGGACGGCGTCCTGAAGGAGGCCAGCACCTACGAAATCATCCGCCCCGAGACGGTGGGCTTCGCGTCCAACCGCCTCGTGCTCGGCAAGCATTCCGGCCGCCACGCCTTCCGCGAGCATCTGCGCGCGCTGGGGTACAACCTGGAGGGCGAGCAGCTCGACGCGGTGTTCCGGCAGTTTAAGGAGTTGTGCGACCGCAAGAAGCAGGTGACCGACGACGACATCCTCGCCCTCGTCGAGCAGCGCCTGGCCCATCCGCCGGAGCACTTCGCCCTCGAGGGCCTGCAGCTCACCTACGGCAGCGCCTTCGTGCCCACGGCCACCGTGCGCGTGCGTACCGCCGACGGCGCGGTCCGCGAAGAGGCGGCCTGCGGCAACGGGTCGGTCGACGCGATTTACAAGGCCCTCGACCGGGCCACGGGGGAGGCGGTGGAGCTGGTCGACTACAAGATCGCCTCGGTGACCGACGGGGCCGACGCCCTCGGCGAGGTGTTCGTCCGCCTGCGCCAGGGGGACGTCACCGTGCAAGGGCGCGGCGTTAGCACCGACGTGCTGGAGGCGAGCGCCAAGGCCTACCTCAATGCCCTCAACCGGCTCGTGGCGCGGCGGACGGCGCCGGCGCGGGAGGCGGCCGCGTTGGAGGTGACGCGCCGTGCTTGAGCGCTGGCGCGTCGCCGTCCTGCCCGGCGACGGCATCGGCCCCGAGGTGACGGCGCAGGCGGTGCGCGTCCTCGAGGCGGTGGCGGCGCATCGCGGCGTGGCGCTGGAGGTGCGCGAGGGCTTGATCGGCGGTGCGGCCTATGACGCCGTCGGCCGACCCTTGCCCGACGAGACGCTCGACCTGTGCCGCGCAAGCGACGCCGTGTTCCTCGGCGCCGTGGGCGGGCCGAAGTGGGGCGCGTTGCCCGCCGACAAGCGGCCCGAGGCGGCTCTTCTTGGCCTGCGCAAGGCCCTCGGCCTGTACGCCAACCTTCGACCCGTCACCCCCTTCGACGCGCTGCTTCCGGCTTCCCCGCTAAAGAGCGCCTACCTGGCGGGGGCCAACGTCCTCATCGTGCGCGAGCTGACCGGGGGCCTCTACTTCGGCGAAAAGCGCCGCACGCGCACGCCGGAGGGGGAGGAGGAGGCCGTCGACACCCTGGTGTACCGCACGTCGGAAATTGAGCGCGTCGTGCGGCGCGCCTTCGAGCTGGCCCGCGGGCGGCGGAAGCGGGTTACGTCGGTCGACAAGGCCAACGTGCTGGAAAGCTCGCGCCTGTGGCGGGAGGTGGCCACACGGGTGGCGGCGGAGTACCCGGATGTCGAGCTGGAGCACCTCCTTGTCGACGCCTTCGCCATGCAGCTCATCCTCAACCCGCGCCGGTTTGACGTGGTGGTGACGGAAAACCTCTTCGGCGACATCCTCAGCGACGAGGCCGCGGTACTGACGGGGTCCATCGGCATGCTGCCGTCGGCCAGCCTCGCCGACGGCCGGTTCGGGCTGTACGAACCGGTACACGGTTCGGCGCCGGACATTGCCGGCGAGGACCGGGCCAACCCGCTGGCGGCGATCCTCTCGGTTGCCCTCATGCTGCGCCACACCTTCGGCGACGAGGCGGCCGCGGCGGCGGTGGAGGACGCGGTCAAGCGCGTCCTCGAGTCGGGCGTCCGTACCATCGACCTGGCCGAGCCCGGCGACCCCGTCGTCGGCACGAAGGCTATGGGCGATCGGGTGGTGGCGGCGCTGGAGGCGGCGCTGGTGAAATAACGCATGCCAATCCAAAAGCGGCTGACGACGGAACGCGGTCGTCAGCCGCTTATGTTGCGCAAAAGGTTTTCTTCAGATCGGTGCGGGGTCCAGCGCCTTCAGTACCCCGCTCTCCATCTCCAATAC includes these proteins:
- the leuB gene encoding 3-isopropylmalate dehydrogenase; the encoded protein is MLERWRVAVLPGDGIGPEVTAQAVRVLEAVAAHRGVALEVREGLIGGAAYDAVGRPLPDETLDLCRASDAVFLGAVGGPKWGALPADKRPEAALLGLRKALGLYANLRPVTPFDALLPASPLKSAYLAGANVLIVRELTGGLYFGEKRRTRTPEGEEEAVDTLVYRTSEIERVVRRAFELARGRRKRVTSVDKANVLESSRLWREVATRVAAEYPDVELEHLLVDAFAMQLILNPRRFDVVVTENLFGDILSDEAAVLTGSIGMLPSASLADGRFGLYEPVHGSAPDIAGEDRANPLAAILSVALMLRHTFGDEAAAAAVEDAVKRVLESGVRTIDLAEPGDPVVGTKAMGDRVVAALEAALVK